A genomic stretch from Pararhizobium sp. IMCC21322 includes:
- a CDS encoding GGDEF domain-containing protein, with protein MFKEILIGLVQALAIMTLLSFFYGAAQRSISNLPMRRIATGFILGLGALFAMAAPTTFADGVIVDGRTVFVGVAAAFGGVLSALVVVVMAGSYRLYIGGLGAYAGFAGIVIAALIGLAWHFATKEGNQGKLRNLFFLGAAIPLSVIAVFILPIDLALRLSSTILPILIPYSIMSTLIFGILLQREQKLVFTEKKLREAADNDFLTGLLNRRAFTTRVQDTSSTDTSISTLVILDLDHFKNINDEFGHSAGDQALIHFGDLLTQICRGSDTVARIGGEEFAVFMNRTNAEQAKIALDRILNATRQQSIDVSGRTISFTTSAGAVEFAPSQVGFEDAFIAADNALYQAKKQGRDRLVFDTLAKKVA; from the coding sequence ATGTTCAAAGAAATTCTGATCGGTCTGGTGCAAGCACTTGCGATCATGACATTGCTCTCATTTTTTTATGGAGCCGCACAACGGTCAATCTCTAATCTGCCAATGAGAAGAATTGCGACCGGATTTATTTTAGGTCTTGGAGCATTGTTCGCGATGGCCGCACCTACAACCTTTGCGGACGGTGTTATCGTCGACGGACGAACCGTGTTCGTGGGTGTGGCGGCGGCTTTCGGTGGCGTGTTGTCAGCCTTGGTTGTTGTTGTGATGGCAGGCTCGTACAGACTTTACATCGGAGGATTGGGCGCATATGCCGGATTTGCCGGCATAGTGATCGCAGCTCTCATCGGATTGGCCTGGCACTTCGCTACAAAAGAAGGGAATCAGGGAAAACTCAGAAATCTCTTTTTCCTTGGAGCTGCCATACCTTTGAGTGTTATCGCGGTTTTCATACTACCGATTGATCTTGCATTACGACTCTCATCAACTATTTTGCCTATCTTGATCCCTTACTCGATTATGAGCACGCTCATTTTCGGCATCCTTTTGCAAAGGGAGCAAAAGCTTGTTTTCACAGAGAAGAAATTACGTGAAGCGGCAGATAACGACTTTCTGACCGGACTGCTTAACCGCAGAGCATTTACCACCCGCGTCCAGGACACGTCGTCCACCGATACATCAATATCGACTTTGGTCATTCTGGACCTGGATCACTTCAAGAACATCAATGACGAATTTGGTCACAGTGCTGGAGACCAGGCGCTGATACATTTCGGCGATCTGCTGACCCAGATATGCAGAGGATCTGACACCGTCGCCAGAATTGGCGGTGAAGAATTCGCCGTGTTCATGAACAGAACCAATGCCGAACAGGCAAAAATCGCTTTAGACCGCATTCTCAATGCCACAAGACAACAATCAATCGACGTCTCAGGCAGGACAATCTCTTTCACGACAAGTGCAGGTGCAGTCGAGTTTGCTCCGTCCCAGGTTGGGTTCGAAGATGCATTTATAGCGGCTGACAACGCGCTGTACCAAGCAAAGAAGCAGGGTCGAGATCGACTGGTGTTCGATACACTGGCCAAGAAAGTTGCTTAG
- a CDS encoding outer membrane protein has protein sequence MSIDMIMTGNRVVRALGAVTALATILAGPAFAADLPTYVYEEPTYDKAGAWYLRGDIGYVATRDYEVSYNGSAGYQEFLNEDFSDTWLIGVGVGYKFNHFFRADLTLDYRATWDFEGNTECQGAAPICAAGVDLNDEYGSGSMYTLLANIYFDWENSSSFTPYIGGGIGLAYIDVGRQYGLNVGGTSFSSFQADGAWNFAAAAMAGVTYEVSQNFAIDANYRYLWVGDVEGGESDTPGLTGKVTYEDVDFHEFRLGGRYTFN, from the coding sequence GTGAGTATTGACATGATTATGACAGGCAACAGGGTTGTTAGGGCTTTAGGCGCGGTAACCGCGCTTGCGACCATTCTTGCAGGTCCAGCATTTGCTGCTGACCTGCCAACATATGTGTATGAAGAACCGACTTATGACAAGGCAGGGGCCTGGTATTTGCGCGGCGACATTGGTTATGTTGCCACCCGCGATTACGAGGTCAGCTACAATGGATCGGCAGGCTATCAGGAGTTCCTGAACGAAGACTTCAGCGATACGTGGCTTATTGGCGTAGGTGTCGGTTACAAATTCAACCACTTTTTCCGTGCAGATTTGACGCTGGATTATCGTGCTACGTGGGACTTTGAAGGTAATACGGAATGTCAGGGCGCGGCCCCCATTTGTGCCGCTGGCGTGGATTTGAACGACGAATATGGCTCCGGCTCCATGTACACATTGCTTGCCAATATTTACTTTGATTGGGAAAACAGCTCATCCTTCACGCCGTATATCGGCGGTGGTATTGGCCTTGCCTATATTGATGTGGGACGGCAATATGGTCTGAACGTTGGCGGGACATCTTTCTCGAGCTTCCAAGCTGATGGTGCCTGGAACTTTGCAGCAGCGGCCATGGCTGGTGTGACATATGAAGTTTCCCAGAACTTCGCAATTGACGCCAACTACCGCTATCTGTGGGTAGGTGATGTGGAAGGTGGCGAGTCTGATACACCAGGCCTGACTGGAAAAGTGACCTACGAAGATGTAGATTTTCATGAGTTCCGCCTGGGTGGACGCTACACCTTCAACTAA
- a CDS encoding DMT family transporter, producing MILVTLWGTSFASSKIAVETIPPVWVTALRIAIGAGLMLIYLIVRRERLSRRPHDWLWFLWLALLGTVIPFLLISWGVQYVPSSVAGILMATVPLAVIILAQTLLPDEPLTRRKMAGFLIGFIGVVFLVGIGGTKSLQNGPLQLWALLGITTAALCYALNGTTARLMPVMSSASKTAGVLLAGTLVAVPLAMIVSPDGLNQASMASLWAVLALGIFPTALATILLFVILQEAGASFVALSNYLVPVFAVMVGVALLDEVLQWSDWVGLFLVLCGIFITERFKSRKVKVAPSST from the coding sequence GTGATTCTCGTTACCCTTTGGGGCACCTCGTTTGCTTCCAGTAAGATCGCCGTTGAAACCATTCCACCGGTCTGGGTAACCGCTTTGCGCATTGCCATCGGTGCGGGTCTGATGTTGATTTATCTGATCGTGCGGCGGGAACGTCTCAGCAGACGGCCACATGATTGGCTGTGGTTTCTCTGGCTTGCCTTGTTGGGAACAGTTATCCCATTTCTGTTGATCTCCTGGGGCGTCCAGTACGTCCCGTCCAGCGTTGCTGGAATCCTGATGGCCACCGTGCCATTGGCCGTCATTATATTGGCGCAAACGCTGTTACCAGACGAACCCCTGACACGGCGCAAAATGGCCGGTTTTCTGATCGGCTTTATCGGTGTGGTCTTTCTGGTTGGCATAGGTGGCACCAAATCTTTGCAAAATGGGCCGCTCCAATTATGGGCTCTGTTGGGCATTACCACGGCAGCCTTGTGCTACGCCCTGAATGGAACAACGGCGCGCCTGATGCCGGTTATGAGCAGCGCCTCCAAAACGGCTGGTGTGCTGCTCGCCGGCACATTGGTCGCCGTACCCTTGGCGATGATTGTGTCGCCAGATGGATTGAACCAAGCCAGCATGGCCAGCCTTTGGGCGGTGCTGGCGCTTGGTATCTTCCCCACGGCCCTGGCAACCATATTATTGTTCGTCATACTGCAGGAAGCGGGCGCGTCCTTTGTCGCCCTGTCAAACTACCTTGTGCCAGTCTTTGCAGTTATGGTTGGCGTCGCTCTATTGGATGAAGTTCTGCAATGGAGCGACTGGGTTGGACTGTTCCTGGTGCTTTGTGGAATCTTTATCACGGAACGTTTCAAAAGCAGGAAAGTCAAAGTGGCACCATCCTCCACTTGA
- a CDS encoding formylglycine-generating enzyme family protein — translation MTDYQKQDQQSSSCCTPSNGTSTEPEKQLGSAVSSIDQSVGAISIPGGSSLLGTNRPEVQNDGEEPLRKSKLTPFRVAVTAVTNQDFEKFVSETGHVTEAEQFGWSFVFWAQVPDSIGATQGVAGVEWWRRVDGANWREVNGPGTAATAWHPDHPVVHVSWNDARAYAAWAGGRLPTEAEWEHAARGGLGDVRFPWGDKEPNEIDYFPCNVWQGKFPDTNMELDGYATTAPAKSFEPNGYGLYNMVGNVWEWTSEPMSIKSLKKQARIKMAGMKGYKLSKGGSFLCHPSYCYRYRIAARSGTSPDSTTTHIGFRVVWPETNSD, via the coding sequence ATGACCGATTATCAGAAACAGGATCAGCAAAGCTCCAGTTGCTGCACCCCTTCAAACGGAACCTCCACTGAGCCTGAAAAACAATTGGGATCAGCCGTCAGCAGTATCGACCAGTCAGTTGGCGCGATTTCCATTCCAGGTGGCTCCAGCCTTTTAGGGACAAACCGGCCAGAAGTGCAGAATGACGGCGAAGAACCGCTCAGAAAATCAAAACTCACCCCCTTCAGGGTAGCCGTGACAGCGGTCACCAATCAGGATTTTGAAAAATTTGTGTCAGAGACAGGCCATGTCACCGAAGCAGAACAATTCGGCTGGTCGTTTGTTTTCTGGGCACAGGTTCCAGACAGTATCGGCGCAACGCAAGGGGTCGCCGGGGTCGAATGGTGGCGGCGTGTTGACGGCGCAAACTGGCGCGAGGTGAACGGGCCAGGCACCGCTGCAACGGCGTGGCACCCTGACCATCCGGTGGTGCATGTGTCCTGGAATGATGCGCGCGCCTATGCAGCCTGGGCAGGTGGCCGCTTGCCAACGGAAGCTGAGTGGGAGCATGCCGCACGCGGCGGCCTTGGCGATGTGCGCTTCCCCTGGGGCGACAAGGAACCAAATGAGATAGACTATTTCCCTTGCAACGTCTGGCAGGGGAAATTTCCGGATACCAATATGGAACTGGATGGTTACGCCACCACCGCCCCGGCAAAATCCTTCGAGCCGAATGGTTACGGGCTTTACAATATGGTCGGAAATGTCTGGGAATGGACATCCGAGCCGATGAGCATCAAATCGTTGAAAAAACAGGCCCGCATCAAAATGGCGGGCATGAAGGGATATAAATTGTCCAAAGGTGGTTCATTCCTGTGCCACCCCAGCTATTGCTACCGCTACCGGATCGCCGCCCGCTCCGGCACATCGCCCGATAGTACGACAACCCATATCGGTTTCCGGGTGGTTTGGCCGGAAACAAATAGCGATTAA
- the glmM gene encoding phosphoglucosamine mutase, whose translation MGRRYFGTDGIRGKSNQFPMTPDIAMKTGMAAGLTFMRGNHRHRVVIGKDTRLSGYMIETALVAGFTSVGMDVFLTGPVPTPAVALLTRSLRADIGVMISASHNPYHDNGIKLFGPDGYKLSDEKEQEIEALLDADLSGNLAKPDALGRAKRVDGVLDRYIETAKRTLPRSMTLEGLRIVVDGANGAAYKAAPEALWELGADVVRIGVEPDGFNINRGCGSTAPQQLVDKVREVRADVGIALDGDADRVLMVDEKGTIIDGDQLMAVVAQSWKQQDRLSAPGIVATVMSNLGLERFLADQDLTLARTNVGDRYVVEHMRAHGYNVGGEQSGHLVLSDYTTTGDGLIAALQILAVVKQEGKPVSDVCNRFEPVPQLLKNVRFSGKSPLDRPDVKGAILDAEAMLGNSGRLLIRPSGTEPVIRVMAESDDPVQVNKLVDDLVDLIGRPAA comes from the coding sequence ATGGGCCGACGTTATTTTGGCACGGATGGAATTCGTGGCAAGTCAAATCAATTTCCGATGACGCCTGACATCGCCATGAAGACCGGCATGGCTGCCGGACTAACCTTTATGAGAGGCAATCATCGGCACCGGGTTGTTATCGGCAAGGATACGCGATTGTCCGGTTACATGATCGAAACCGCGTTGGTGGCCGGCTTTACATCGGTTGGTATGGATGTGTTTTTGACCGGTCCGGTGCCAACACCGGCCGTGGCCCTGCTGACACGGTCCCTGCGTGCAGATATCGGGGTTATGATTTCTGCCAGTCACAACCCTTATCATGACAATGGTATCAAGCTGTTTGGACCCGACGGCTATAAGCTTTCTGATGAAAAAGAGCAGGAAATTGAAGCTCTGCTTGATGCAGACTTGTCCGGAAATCTTGCAAAACCAGATGCACTTGGCCGCGCCAAACGCGTGGATGGTGTTCTGGATCGCTATATTGAAACCGCAAAGCGAACCCTGCCACGCAGCATGACGCTGGAAGGCCTGCGTATTGTTGTCGATGGCGCGAATGGAGCGGCCTACAAGGCAGCACCTGAGGCGTTGTGGGAGTTGGGCGCTGACGTGGTGCGCATTGGTGTGGAGCCCGATGGGTTCAACATCAATCGGGGCTGTGGCTCAACTGCGCCGCAACAACTGGTCGACAAGGTGCGTGAAGTCCGCGCTGATGTGGGCATTGCCCTTGATGGTGATGCTGACCGCGTTCTGATGGTGGATGAAAAGGGCACTATTATTGACGGTGACCAGTTGATGGCTGTCGTAGCGCAATCCTGGAAGCAGCAGGATCGCCTGTCAGCTCCTGGTATTGTGGCGACTGTCATGTCCAATCTTGGCCTCGAGCGATTTTTGGCAGATCAGGATCTGACATTGGCGCGCACGAATGTTGGTGACCGCTATGTGGTCGAACACATGCGTGCTCATGGCTATAATGTTGGCGGTGAACAATCAGGCCATCTTGTGCTGTCTGACTACACGACGACCGGTGACGGGCTGATTGCAGCCTTGCAGATTCTGGCTGTTGTGAAGCAGGAGGGGAAACCGGTTAGTGACGTCTGCAACCGGTTTGAGCCTGTGCCCCAATTGCTCAAAAATGTTCGTTTCTCCGGAAAGTCCCCTTTGGACAGACCAGATGTCAAAGGGGCAATTCTGGATGCAGAGGCGATGCTGGGTAATAGCGGGCGTCTGCTGATCAGGCCTTCAGGCACAGAGCCGGTTATCCGTGTCATGGCTGAATCCGACGATCCTGTGCAGGTCAACAAGCTTGTGGATGATCTTGTGGATCTCATCGGGCGGCCTGCTGCTTAA
- a CDS encoding nucleoside hydrolase: MTSPARSVIVDTDPGQDDALAILLALASPELDVLGFIGVAGNVPLDLTTRNIRVVCELAGRTDVPVYAGANRPLKRALVTAEHVHGSTGLDGAVLPEPSMELQSQHGVDFLIETVLNRPENSVTLCMLGPLTNLALALQKEPRIAPRIQEIVMMGGGFFAGGNITPAAEFNIFVDPDAAKIVFESGIPITMFPLDCTHQALTSQARIAAFRALGSRVGDACAGWLEFFERFDEDKYGTDGGPLHDPNVIAYLLQPDIYSSRFINVEVETESQLTLGMTVADWWRVSGNEPNVTYVRDVDANAFYKLLLERIALL; this comes from the coding sequence ATGACATCACCAGCACGTTCCGTCATTGTTGATACTGATCCGGGGCAGGATGATGCTCTGGCCATCTTACTTGCGCTTGCCAGCCCGGAGCTGGATGTTTTGGGTTTCATTGGCGTTGCCGGGAATGTGCCACTTGATCTGACCACCCGTAACATTCGCGTCGTCTGTGAATTGGCTGGCCGGACAGATGTTCCTGTATATGCGGGTGCCAACCGGCCATTGAAAAGAGCTTTGGTCACCGCAGAGCATGTCCACGGATCGACCGGACTGGATGGGGCTGTTCTTCCAGAACCGAGCATGGAACTGCAGAGCCAGCACGGCGTGGATTTTCTGATTGAAACCGTGCTGAACCGACCTGAGAACAGCGTTACCTTGTGTATGCTTGGTCCTCTGACCAATTTGGCGCTGGCGTTGCAAAAAGAGCCGCGTATTGCCCCTCGCATTCAAGAAATTGTTATGATGGGCGGAGGTTTTTTTGCGGGTGGTAACATTACGCCAGCAGCGGAGTTCAACATTTTTGTTGATCCGGACGCCGCAAAAATTGTTTTTGAAAGTGGCATTCCGATCACCATGTTTCCGCTGGATTGCACGCATCAGGCCCTCACCAGTCAGGCGCGGATTGCAGCGTTTCGTGCACTGGGCAGTCGTGTTGGTGATGCTTGTGCCGGATGGTTGGAGTTTTTTGAACGTTTTGATGAAGATAAATATGGCACGGACGGGGGTCCTCTGCATGATCCCAACGTGATTGCCTATCTTCTGCAACCGGACATCTACAGCTCTCGCTTTATCAATGTCGAGGTGGAGACAGAGTCACAGCTTACTTTGGGAATGACGGTTGCGGACTGGTGGCGGGTTTCTGGCAATGAACCGAATGTCACCTATGTGCGCGACGTAGATGCAAACGCGTTTTATAAATTATTGCTGGAACGCATAGCCTTGCTTTGA
- a CDS encoding outer membrane protein: MFFRKMGFVGSALLLSGGLALAADLPQTVYVEPIEPAPLPPAGFYASLHAGYVMPGDVDGEIVFPAAPSTRNISVDVEDGYRFGGALGYDFNSMIGIEAEVSYFEMDVDSISVAGPAPGGVTAPTSGDASVLTLMGNVIVGQQYDRWRPYVGVGAGAARVDLDITIPALPNNLHDNDWAFAGQAFVGLDYSLTDTVSLGARYRYLHIASTDYADEAPDPVSIDSFGTHSIEAAVKVKFGG; encoded by the coding sequence ATGTTTTTCAGAAAAATGGGTTTTGTAGGGTCGGCGCTTCTGTTGTCTGGCGGATTGGCACTGGCTGCTGATTTACCTCAGACAGTATATGTTGAGCCAATCGAGCCAGCTCCGCTTCCGCCTGCTGGATTTTACGCCAGTCTTCATGCTGGCTACGTGATGCCGGGTGATGTGGACGGCGAGATTGTGTTTCCCGCAGCACCTTCCACGCGCAATATTAGTGTTGATGTTGAAGATGGTTATCGCTTTGGTGGAGCCCTTGGCTATGATTTCAACAGCATGATAGGCATTGAGGCTGAAGTAAGCTATTTTGAAATGGATGTTGACTCAATTTCTGTCGCCGGGCCGGCGCCGGGGGGCGTAACAGCTCCTACAAGTGGTGATGCAAGTGTTCTGACCCTTATGGGCAATGTGATCGTCGGACAGCAATATGATCGCTGGCGTCCCTATGTCGGTGTTGGCGCAGGTGCGGCGCGCGTTGATTTGGACATTACAATACCCGCTTTACCAAATAATCTCCATGACAATGATTGGGCATTTGCAGGCCAGGCCTTTGTGGGGCTTGATTACAGCTTGACTGATACTGTGTCGCTGGGTGCCAGATATCGCTATCTGCATATCGCATCAACTGATTATGCGGATGAAGCACCCGATCCTGTTTCCATTGACTCATTCGGTACTCACAGCATTGAAGCTGCGGTGAAGGTCAAATTTGGCGGCTGA
- the ftsH gene encoding ATP-dependent zinc metalloprotease FtsH: MNGNFRNFALWIIIGLLLIALFNLFQNPGETSRGDSIPYSQFISEVEQGTVRSVTIAGTDITGVYNNNGRFVSRAPDNTDFVDKLTERGVAVTVEPPSSEGFSLIGLLISWLPMILILGVWIFFMRQMQGGGRGGAMGFGKSKAKLLTEEHGRVTFDDVAGVDEAKEDLEEIVEFLRDPQKFQRLGGRIPRGVLLVGPPGTGKTLLARSVAGEAAVPFFTISGSDFVEMFVGVGASRVRDMFEQAKKSAPCIIFIDEIDAVGRHRGAGLGGGNDEREQTLNQLLVEMDGFAPNEGVIIIAATNRPDVLDPALLRPGRFDREVVVPNPDVTGREKILKVHSRNVPLAPDVNLKVVARGTPGFSGADLMNLVNEAALLAARRSKRIVTMSEFEDAKDKVMMGAERRTLVMTEDEKKLTAYHEAGHAIVAINVAKTDPVHKATIIPRGRALGMVMQLPERDQISMSLTQMTSRMAIMMGGRVAEEQVFGAENVTSGASSDIEQATRLARAMVTRWGFSDKLGKVAYGDNQEEVFLGHSVARTQNVSEDTAQIIDAEVRRIVDEGFQEAEQILTDKKHDLEALAQGLLEYETLSGDEITELLKGNPPVREDDDTPSTPRGSAVPSAGAPKPKPSEPDPGMEPQPS; the protein is encoded by the coding sequence ATGAACGGAAATTTCCGCAATTTTGCGCTTTGGATCATTATCGGCCTTTTGCTGATCGCGCTGTTTAACCTGTTTCAGAATCCAGGTGAGACCAGTCGCGGTGACTCGATCCCCTATTCGCAGTTTATCAGTGAAGTAGAACAGGGCACGGTTCGTAGCGTTACGATTGCCGGCACTGATATCACTGGTGTTTACAACAACAATGGCCGCTTCGTCTCCCGCGCGCCCGATAATACCGACTTTGTCGACAAGCTGACAGAGCGCGGTGTTGCCGTAACCGTCGAGCCACCAAGTTCCGAGGGCTTCAGTCTTATCGGACTGCTGATCTCCTGGCTGCCGATGATCCTTATTCTGGGTGTATGGATTTTCTTCATGCGCCAGATGCAGGGCGGTGGTCGCGGTGGTGCCATGGGCTTTGGCAAGTCTAAGGCCAAGCTTCTGACGGAAGAGCATGGCCGGGTGACTTTTGACGATGTGGCTGGTGTTGATGAAGCCAAGGAAGATCTGGAAGAGATTGTCGAGTTTTTGCGCGACCCACAGAAATTCCAGCGCTTGGGCGGGCGTATTCCACGTGGCGTCTTGCTGGTTGGACCTCCAGGTACCGGTAAAACCCTTCTGGCACGTTCTGTAGCCGGTGAAGCCGCGGTCCCGTTCTTTACGATTTCCGGTTCTGACTTTGTGGAAATGTTCGTGGGCGTTGGTGCAAGCCGTGTGCGTGATATGTTCGAGCAGGCCAAGAAAAGCGCGCCCTGTATCATCTTCATCGATGAGATTGACGCGGTCGGGCGGCATCGTGGTGCCGGTCTTGGCGGTGGTAATGATGAACGTGAGCAGACATTGAACCAGTTGCTGGTCGAGATGGATGGTTTTGCGCCTAATGAAGGTGTCATCATCATAGCTGCAACCAACCGTCCTGATGTTCTGGATCCTGCGTTGCTGCGCCCGGGTCGTTTTGACCGCGAAGTGGTTGTCCCAAATCCCGATGTTACGGGTCGTGAAAAAATCCTCAAAGTTCACTCACGCAATGTGCCTCTGGCGCCTGATGTCAATCTGAAGGTGGTTGCTCGTGGTACGCCCGGCTTCTCCGGTGCGGATTTGATGAATTTGGTCAATGAGGCTGCCTTGCTGGCGGCCCGGCGCTCCAAACGGATTGTCACCATGTCAGAGTTTGAAGATGCCAAGGATAAGGTGATGATGGGCGCAGAGCGGCGCACATTGGTCATGACCGAGGACGAGAAAAAGCTGACGGCCTATCATGAAGCTGGTCACGCTATTGTGGCGATCAATGTTGCTAAAACAGATCCGGTTCACAAGGCGACAATCATCCCACGTGGACGTGCGCTGGGTATGGTGATGCAATTGCCAGAACGCGACCAGATTTCCATGAGCCTTACCCAGATGACCAGCCGTATGGCGATCATGATGGGCGGACGGGTTGCGGAAGAGCAGGTCTTTGGTGCGGAGAATGTTACCTCTGGTGCGTCCTCTGACATTGAGCAGGCTACGCGTCTTGCACGCGCCATGGTGACCCGCTGGGGTTTCTCGGACAAGCTTGGCAAAGTCGCCTATGGCGACAATCAGGAAGAAGTGTTCCTGGGCCATTCGGTTGCCCGGACGCAGAATGTTTCTGAAGACACAGCTCAGATCATCGATGCGGAAGTGCGCCGGATTGTCGATGAAGGGTTTCAGGAAGCTGAGCAAATCCTGACTGATAAGAAGCACGATCTGGAAGCTCTTGCTCAGGGATTGCTGGAGTATGAAACACTCAGTGGCGATGAGATCACCGAGTTGCTGAAGGGCAATCCACCGGTGCGTGAGGATGATGATACACCATCAACGCCGCGTGGCTCGGCAGTGCCAAGTGCTGGTGCTCCCAAACCCAAACCGTCGGAGCCAGATCCCGGCATGGAGCCACAGCCATCCTGA
- the tilS gene encoding tRNA lysidine(34) synthetase TilS, with amino-acid sequence MHLTDNSPTRLSSEFSPFLPHLKSVDWRSPVAIAVSGGGDSMALLASVLHLRLRDALTAPLHVLTVDHGLRSGSAGDAVFVADFCNRHDVHHAVLTWSGAKPSSAVAERARVMRRDLLLSACRTRGVRQLLLGHTLDDVAETLLMRVRRGGLRGHAGIAPETRYPGLRVLRPFLSLRRDQLRTVLRRSGIQWIDDPTNENMQFERPRARQKLQCLDLGDFKTERVAAYASLMGRWRAVMARHIATVIDAGCKRVDADVHLHADVLRPIPHIIAVETLRELVRFVGGDAYMVDFSQAKEAVRRLIADDGDRKAFSTGRCVLSPGKSEIWTISRAQRDLPVTSVEAGQSVPWDGRFIVQLGIEAPSAGEIRPAIGGPIPGSPIVQPETFPHKIIFRPRVLDGPVASFDEPVFKSFEGLLVR; translated from the coding sequence ATGCATTTAACGGATAATTCTCCCACCAGGCTCTCCTCTGAATTTTCGCCGTTTTTACCACATTTGAAATCGGTAGACTGGCGTTCGCCGGTCGCCATTGCGGTGTCCGGGGGCGGGGACAGTATGGCGTTGCTCGCAAGTGTTCTGCACTTGCGTCTGCGTGATGCGCTGACAGCCCCTTTGCATGTTCTGACGGTGGATCATGGTTTGCGCAGTGGCTCGGCCGGCGACGCCGTATTTGTGGCTGACTTTTGCAATCGCCACGATGTCCACCATGCCGTATTGACCTGGAGCGGAGCAAAACCTTCGTCGGCTGTTGCTGAACGTGCCCGCGTGATGCGCCGCGATTTGCTACTGTCAGCGTGCAGGACACGCGGCGTGCGACAATTATTGCTTGGACACACATTGGATGATGTGGCTGAGACGCTTTTGATGCGTGTGCGGCGTGGTGGCTTGCGGGGGCATGCGGGCATTGCGCCTGAAACGCGGTATCCCGGCTTGCGTGTGCTGCGCCCCTTTTTATCGCTTCGCCGTGATCAATTGCGCACAGTGCTTCGCCGCTCCGGCATTCAATGGATTGATGATCCGACCAATGAGAATATGCAGTTTGAGCGCCCACGCGCACGACAAAAACTGCAATGTTTGGATTTGGGTGACTTCAAGACGGAAAGAGTTGCCGCATATGCTTCACTGATGGGGCGTTGGCGGGCTGTTATGGCGCGGCACATTGCCACTGTCATTGATGCCGGTTGCAAACGCGTTGATGCAGATGTGCATTTGCATGCAGATGTGCTGCGGCCAATCCCGCACATAATTGCCGTTGAAACACTGCGTGAGCTGGTTCGCTTTGTCGGTGGCGACGCCTATATGGTCGATTTTTCCCAGGCAAAAGAAGCGGTCAGAAGACTTATTGCAGACGACGGAGACAGAAAGGCCTTCTCAACCGGGCGATGCGTCCTGTCCCCGGGGAAAAGCGAGATTTGGACGATCTCACGGGCTCAGCGGGACTTGCCGGTCACATCGGTGGAGGCTGGACAGTCGGTTCCATGGGATGGGCGTTTTATCGTTCAACTGGGAATTGAAGCACCAAGTGCGGGCGAGATCAGGCCAGCTATCGGCGGGCCTATTCCAGGCAGTCCTATCGTCCAGCCGGAGACGTTCCCTCACAAAATTATCTTCCGACCGCGTGTTCTTGACGGTCCGGTCGCAAGTTTTGACGAGCCGGTCTTTAAATCTTTTGAAGGACTGCTGGTCCGATAA
- the ybgF gene encoding tol-pal system protein YbgF, protein MLLVKNFLIVILATLLLALPAHAQSSREAAELTMRVDRLEAQIRDLTGQIERLSFALQNNGGQNNGGGQPSAPLGSAPLGSAAQPVPANNGLGAPPANLGTLSGGAVVNGEGGPLDLSALIGASGGLGVDPIAPSSAPLAASVPGASPRAEYELAYGHILRGDYQTAEGSLRQFLSEHPTDPLVSDARFWLGESLFVRGAYRDAANEFLESYSKFPQSAKAPDSLLKLGLSLYELGETEAACATYAELVRKYPAASSPVKQRVRDERKSAKCI, encoded by the coding sequence ATGCTGCTGGTCAAGAATTTTCTGATTGTCATTCTCGCAACGCTGTTGCTGGCTTTGCCTGCGCATGCGCAGTCGTCCAGGGAAGCCGCTGAACTGACCATGCGGGTTGATCGTCTGGAGGCGCAGATTCGTGACCTCACCGGTCAAATCGAACGGCTGAGTTTCGCTTTACAGAATAATGGTGGACAGAATAATGGTGGCGGCCAACCATCTGCACCGCTTGGCTCAGCACCTTTGGGATCGGCAGCTCAGCCCGTGCCTGCAAATAACGGCCTTGGCGCTCCACCGGCAAATCTTGGCACATTGTCCGGCGGAGCGGTGGTCAATGGCGAAGGCGGGCCACTGGATTTATCAGCCCTTATTGGTGCCAGTGGCGGTTTGGGCGTAGACCCGATAGCACCGTCCTCTGCGCCTCTTGCAGCGTCGGTTCCCGGCGCATCTCCACGCGCTGAATATGAATTGGCCTATGGTCATATCCTGCGGGGTGACTATCAGACGGCTGAAGGGTCCTTGCGGCAGTTTTTGAGCGAACATCCAACTGATCCATTGGTGAGTGATGCTCGTTTCTGGCTTGGAGAAAGCCTTTTCGTCAGAGGCGCATATCGTGATGCTGCCAATGAGTTTCTGGAATCCTATTCCAAGTTTCCGCAAAGTGCGAAAGCGCCTGACAGTCTGCTGAAGCTTGGCCTGTCGTTGTATGAACTCGGCGAAACAGAAGCTGCCTGTGCAACCTATGCCGAACTTGTGCGCAAATATCCGGCCGCTTCGTCGCCGGTCAAGCAGCGTGTGCGTGATGAACGCAAATCTGCGAAATGCATTTAA